A stretch of the Saprospiraceae bacterium genome encodes the following:
- a CDS encoding (d)CMP kinase, whose translation MHMIIAVDGFSACGKSTLAKDLATELNIVYIDSGAMYRAITLYYLEQKKINPDLAIEDIPIHEIQIDFIPGSKPQLLLNNKDVTEEIRQPSVSDLVSEVSAVSNIRKAMVDLQRKIASGKSIIMDGRDIGSVVFPNADVKLFVTAEIDTRAQRRYSELKQRGIQQSLEQIKSNLKKRDQIDSTRKDSPLIQTEDAILLDNSQLNREQQKQLALHIIQTKLTENCN comes from the coding sequence ATGCATATGATAATAGCTGTAGATGGATTTTCTGCTTGTGGTAAAAGTACCCTGGCAAAGGATTTAGCTACTGAATTAAACATCGTTTATATAGATTCAGGCGCCATGTACAGAGCCATCACCTTGTATTATTTGGAGCAAAAAAAAATCAATCCTGATCTTGCTATAGAAGACATTCCAATACACGAAATTCAAATTGATTTTATTCCGGGTTCAAAACCCCAACTCTTGTTAAATAATAAAGATGTAACCGAAGAAATCAGGCAACCCAGTGTTTCTGACCTTGTAAGTGAGGTATCTGCAGTATCCAACATCAGAAAAGCAATGGTTGACTTGCAAAGAAAAATTGCAAGCGGAAAATCCATTATTATGGATGGACGCGATATAGGCAGTGTCGTATTTCCGAATGCAGATGTAAAACTTTTTGTTACTGCCGAAATAGATACCAGAGCCCAACGCCGCTATTCAGAATTAAAGCAACGTGGAATTCAACAAAGCCTTGAACAAATTAAATCAAATCTTAAAAAACGAGATCAAATCGACTCAACTCGAAAAGACAGTCCATTAATCCAAACTGAAGATGCTATTTTACTTGACAATAGCCAACTCAATCGAGAACAACAAAAACAACTTGCCCTCCATATTATCCAGACAAAATTGACCGAGAATTGCAATTAG
- a CDS encoding DUF2795 domain-containing protein, which translates to MYWTLELAHHLEEAPWPASRDELIDFAIRSGAPIEVLENLQELEDDEEIYESMEDIWPDYPRKDDFLFNEEEY; encoded by the coding sequence ATGTATTGGACGTTAGAATTAGCTCATCATTTGGAAGAAGCACCATGGCCGGCATCACGGGATGAGCTGATAGATTTTGCCATACGTTCAGGTGCTCCAATTGAAGTGTTAGAAAATCTTCAGGAACTGGAAGACGATGAAGAAATCTATGAAAGCATGGAAGATATCTGGCCGGATTATCCCCGGAAAGATGATTTCCTCTTTAATGAAGAAGAATATTAA